The Oncorhynchus masou masou isolate Uvic2021 chromosome 8, UVic_Omas_1.1, whole genome shotgun sequence genome has a window encoding:
- the clic3 gene encoding chloride intracellular channel protein 3, producing MAEVPKIELFIKASDDGESVGNCPFCQRLFMILWLKGANFTLTTVDMKRAPEVLKDLAPGSQPPFLIFGEEVRTDTNKIEEFLEEALAPPQYPKLCCRYKESNGAGDDIFHKFSAYIKNPNPGLNDMLEKKFLRSLMKLDQYLLTPLPHELDQNPDARQYSRHYLDGNSLSLADCNLLPKLNIVKVVCRKYRDFEIPVALTGLTRYLTKANQQDEFRYTCPKDSEILLAYQSVAKYLNK from the exons ATGGCGGAGGTCCCCAAGATTGAACTTTTCATCaag GCCAGTGATGATGGGGAGAGCGTGGGGAACTGTCCCTTCTGTCAGCGACTCTTTATGATCCTCTGGCTGAAGGGGGCCAACTTCACCCTCACCACAGTGGACATGAAGAG GGCTCCAGAGGTGCTGAAGGACCTGGCCCCGGGTTCTCAGCCCCCGTTCCTCATCTTCGGGGAGGAGGTGCGCACGGACACCAACAAGATCGAGGAGTTTCTAGAGGAGGCCCTGGCTCCTCCACA GTACCCCAAGCTCTGCTGTCGCTACAAGGAGTCCAATGGTGCTGGAGATGACATCTTCCACAAGTTCTCTGCATACATCAAGAACCCTAACCCTGGCCTCAATGATA TGCTGGAGAAGAAGTTTCTGAGGAGCCTGATGAAGTTGGATCAGTACCTCCTGACGCCACTTCCACATGAGCTGGACCAGAACCCAGACGCCCGCCAGTACTCACGGCACTATCTGGATGGGAACTCCCTCAGTCTAGCTGACTGCAACCTGCTTCCCAAGCTCAACATAGTCAAG GTGGTGTGTAGGAAGTACCGTGACTTCGAGATCCCTGTGGCTCTGACTGGTCTGACCCGCTACCTCACCAAGGCCAACCAGCAGGACGAGTTTCGATACACCTGTCCCAAGGACTCCGAGATCCTACTGGCCTACCAATCAGTGGCCAAATACCTCAACAAGTAG